In Enoplosus armatus isolate fEnoArm2 chromosome 2, fEnoArm2.hap1, whole genome shotgun sequence, one DNA window encodes the following:
- the LOC139299043 gene encoding beta-1,3-galactosyltransferase 2-like, with product MENGRRLLKLIFICIMGAAILLIYLNSLDTPGYRRASSSSADPGPYHVAYPRNYKFIMEDTPTCNSTTPFLVLMVPVAPSDVAARDAIRKTWGNEKLVLGQLVETLFILGLPGGADAEQQQEKLKQENLQHHDLIQSNFQDSYRNLTIKTMMMLEWLAAHCVQTSYVIKIDSDMLLHVQNLVKLLLDPSTAKQNYMTGLVWWHSPVLRNPFNKFYMPRDVIAEAEYPPYPLGMSYVMSLDLPGKILGVSPQIKPVYIEDVYLGLCLTHLGISPTDPLENTMFIVDPRHPLSDCSLTKVIAVTTTSIPQMTGYWERSRQPEAKC from the coding sequence ATGGAGAACGGGAGGAGACTATTGAAACTCATCTTTATCTGCATCATGGGAGCAGCAATCCTCCTCATCTATCTCAACAGCTTGGATACGCCAGGTTATAGAagagcatcatcatcatcagcagatcCTGGGCCGTATCATGTGGCCTATCCACGAAACTACAAATTCATCATGGAGGACACACCGACGTGTAACAGCACGACTCCTTTCCTGGTCCTGATGGTTCCGGTTGCACCCAGTGACGTGGCAGCTCGGGACGCCATCCGGAAGACATGGGGAAATGAGAAACTGGTTCTGGGTCAGCTGGTTGAGACTCTCTTCATACTGGGCCTTCCTGGAGGAGCTgatgctgagcagcagcaggagaagctgAAACAGGAGAACCTGCAGCATCATGACCTGATCCAGAGCAACTTCCAAGACAGCTACCGCAATCTAACCATCAAGACTATGATGATGTTGGAGTGGCTGGCTGCGCACTGTGTCCAGACTTCCTATGTCATAAAGATAGACTCGGATATGTTACTCCATGTCCAGAATTTGGTTAAACTGTTGCTGGATCCCTCCACGGCCAAACAAAACTACATGACAGGTTTGGTGTGGTGGCACAGCCCGGTTTTAAGAAACCCCTTCAACAAGTTCTACATGCCGAGAGACGTGATTGCTGAGGCAGAGTACCCCCCTTATCCTTTGGGCATGTCCTACGTCATGTCCCTGGACCTGCCTGGGAAGATCCTGGGAGTCTCTCCACAGATTAAACCTGTCTACATTGAAGACGTCTACCTGGGTCTGTGCCTAACACATCTGGGCATTTCCCCAACCGACCCTCTTGAAAATACAATGTTCATTGTCGACCCCAGGCATCCTTTGAGCGACTGCAGCCTTACAAAAGTGATCGCCGTGACAACAACAAGCATCCCACAGATGACGGGATACTGGGAGAGGAGCAGACAGCCAGAAGCTAAATGCTGA